DNA sequence from the Vibrio ishigakensis genome:
AGGGAGCAAAAGCTACTTCCAAAAATCCAAAAAACCTTGAGGCTACTGCGTGCGGGAGATTATGGCTATTGCAAAGAATCCGGCGAACCCATTGGCGTTCGTAGGCTTATCGCTAGGCCGACCGCTGAATACTGCGCTGAAGTAAAGGCCCAGAAAGAGCTAAAAGAGCACCAGTTCAGAGGATAGCAAACAGTATAAAAAATCCGTGTAGCTTATCACTACACGGCTTGTTCATATCAGGGAGCTAGATTAACGTCCTAGGCAAGCGTCGCCAGCGCGAGCCGGAGCAATCTTGTCTAGGATAAGATTCAGCTCTTCCCAATCTCGAGCCATCTTGTCGGCCTGCTCTTGAGTTAGCACTGAGCCGTTTGCCTTAATACGGTCTTCTTCAACCTTGGTGTAGTAGAAGATGCTCATGTCTACTGTAGAATCATCTTTGTAGGCTTCTTCCATATTAACGATGTTCTTCTTGCTATCGTCAATGAACACCACACTGCTGAAGCTCTGATCCGTCTTATCTAGGATGTATTTCAGCATAGTGCCTTTGTTCATACCTGTAGTCATCATGATGCCATTGATGTAGCTCAGCGGACGCTCTGGGTTATCGATATAAATAGGCAACTCATCTGAGCCTTTCTCTTTTAGCGGCGTGATAGTCATATCAAACTGGTTACGATACATCTCGCGCTCGGTAGCATAGCGATAGTTTGGAGAGCGAGAGGTCAATGCCATAACCGTAAGCCCCTTGTCCTGCCAACCACGTACTGTATTTGGTACTTGGTCTTCGATGGTCTTCATCGGCACAAGTTCATACAACAAACCGATAGAATCTTCGAACAAGCATTCAACCTTATCATCCTTGGCAGGCTTAACATCTAGCTTGCCACGCTGCCATTGATACCAGATATCACCACCGATATCGGCCGTTGAGGTAAGCAAAGTGTTATCGATATCAATTACGATAAGTGGGTTCTCTCCTTTCGCGGTCAACTCGCTAACCTTGGTTGCCACATCTTGGAACTTATCCGTCTCTTTAACCACAACATCTGCAAATGCGTTGCCGGCAAAAGAGAGTGCGCAAAGCGCCGCTATCGTTTTTAGTTTCATTGTGTTTTCCTTAAACTTGATATCACTTGCTTGAAGGCGATGACATGGAGTCATGCAACCATGATTAATAAACGCTTACACAAAACGTTAAAAAGGCGTTGATTATCAATGATTTCCAGACAAACAAATGCATAATAGATCACACAAATGTAAGCCGCGTTATTTCTTTGCATAAAAAAAACCGACATAAATCACATCAAGTCTCAACTTGCTGTATATGGTATATCGGTCTTATAAAGAAGGAGGAAGTAACACTATTGGTTTGATTCTGTCTCTGCCTGTTGAAACCAAGAAATCACTTGACTCAAATAGGCCTCACCGTATTTTTCGGTAAATTCTTGGGTGGTTCTGTCAGATGAATCTTGCAGCGCAGCTATTCTCGAGCGGGAGTATTCTGGTGTAAGCTTTATATTGCACCGCTCTGTGATGGCCTGTCGCCACTCGTTATAATCATGAAAATAAAACTCTGTGTTGTCTGCCATAAGCTAGATTCCTTTTGCTTTGGTGGAGTGTAAAAGAGTATAGACCTTGATAAACCAACATTTTGAGAAGGCTATTCTACGGTTACTCCAAGCGCAAAATCTCTTGCCACTGCGCAGTGTGACTCTCAAGAGCCTCTCTCACTTCAACGTTAACTTCATCCTTGGTTTTCTGCCAATAGATACGTCCCCGTTGAACAAACAACATATCTAAATAACGTCCATTGTTCGTTTCGACCAGTGTTGAAAACTTGGCTATTTTCTCTTCTTCATAACGGCTGTTGCCCGTCATTATCAAAAAAACACGCTTGTTGTGAAAATCGTGATTCTCTACGAATGACCAGATAGGAACCGCTGGCCTAAACCACCAAGTTGGCGCGCTCAATATTATTAGCTCATATTGATTTAAATCGACTGGAGGGTGAGAGATTGGGCTAGAGACCACCTCAGCCATGGCATCATCAGAGGCCTTCTTTAATCCTTTCAGGTCATTGGCGTAATTTGGGGCATCAATCTTAAGGAAGTCTGCATCGAAATACTCTGCCGCTACCTTAGCTGCGGCCTCTGTATTTCCGGTGCGCGAAAAGCTCACCACCAACACCTTAGCTGGATCATTAGTTGGCTTGGCATAACTGGCAGATTCAACCCAATCGGTTTGTGTTTTGTAATACCAAAAGCCAGCAATGGCCGCGGCAAACCCAAACACGCCTACAATTAACAAAACCTTTGATAACATCGACTTAGTTCTTCCCTCTCAGAGCTTTAACGATAAAGAGCCGAATAAGCGATGTGCTTATTCAGCTCTTAACTCTAGTTTAAACCGTTTTTCTATTTAGCTGCGGTTAAGATTTTGTGCACTATGTCTAAGGTCAGATCTCCTGTCTCAGAAAGTGCAGTCAGGCCCATTTTCTCCATGTTGGCGACCACTGTATCTATA
Encoded proteins:
- a CDS encoding DUF2608 domain-containing protein; translation: MKLKTIAALCALSFAGNAFADVVVKETDKFQDVATKVSELTAKGENPLIVIDIDNTLLTSTADIGGDIWYQWQRGKLDVKPAKDDKVECLFEDSIGLLYELVPMKTIEDQVPNTVRGWQDKGLTVMALTSRSPNYRYATEREMYRNQFDMTITPLKEKGSDELPIYIDNPERPLSYINGIMMTTGMNKGTMLKYILDKTDQSFSSVVFIDDSKKNIVNMEEAYKDDSTVDMSIFYYTKVEEDRIKANGSVLTQEQADKMARDWEELNLILDKIAPARAGDACLGR
- a CDS encoding flavodoxin family protein produces the protein MLSKVLLIVGVFGFAAAIAGFWYYKTQTDWVESASYAKPTNDPAKVLVVSFSRTGNTEAAAKVAAEYFDADFLKIDAPNYANDLKGLKKASDDAMAEVVSSPISHPPVDLNQYELIILSAPTWWFRPAVPIWSFVENHDFHNKRVFLIMTGNSRYEEEKIAKFSTLVETNNGRYLDMLFVQRGRIYWQKTKDEVNVEVREALESHTAQWQEILRLE